A section of the Spirosoma pollinicola genome encodes:
- a CDS encoding regulatory protein RecX: MTDSVKDALRKAAMFCAYQERTQQEVRDRLKDWSVLGDDAEEVIAELIQQNYLNEERFATAFAGGKFRVKGWGRRKIKQHLQQRGISGYNLEQAMKEIAPDDYRGTLTDLLAKKRQTLRDSNPLVIKQKLVRYALSKGYEPDLIFAVLGEE, translated from the coding sequence ATGACAGATTCAGTAAAAGACGCGCTTCGTAAGGCAGCCATGTTTTGCGCTTATCAGGAGCGTACCCAGCAGGAAGTTCGTGATCGGCTGAAGGATTGGAGCGTTTTGGGGGATGATGCCGAAGAAGTAATTGCCGAATTGATTCAACAGAATTACCTGAACGAAGAGCGATTCGCCACAGCGTTTGCGGGCGGGAAATTCCGGGTAAAAGGATGGGGTAGGCGTAAGATCAAACAGCATTTGCAACAACGGGGAATATCGGGCTACAACTTGGAGCAAGCCATGAAGGAAATTGCCCCGGACGACTATCGGGGCACGCTCACGGACTTATTGGCAAAAAAACGGCAAACATTACGCGACAGCAACCCATTGGTAATTAAACAAAAACTAGTTCGATATGCGCTCAGTAAAGGCTACGAGCCGGACTTGATATTTGCTGTTTTGGGCGAAGAGTAA